The Pseudomonas azotoformans genome has a segment encoding these proteins:
- a CDS encoding AraC family transcriptional regulator: MNSIDTLIALANLRGSLDLRCQFQGDWALDHAPESLGVAPYHIVLNGNCRAELSGGQQVTLEEGDILLMPGGATHLLRSQGARIRPMQPTVIEGGLLPVHRLGGDRPELDMLCGSFHYNRQSLLLGALPEYLVVSSREWQGDGQLAALIALLRSEADSQQLGARSFIDALSSALFTLILRTWLARQAPVAGTFALLADKRLSKAWQAMLADPGHEWTIDSLASAATMSRATFMRAFVKVAGVSPWVLLTQLRMELAFNLLRQSHLSLLDIAAQVGYQSQAAFSKKFKETYGEAPGRLRSSGG; the protein is encoded by the coding sequence ATGAATTCGATCGACACACTCATCGCGCTGGCCAACCTGCGCGGCAGTCTGGATCTACGCTGTCAATTCCAGGGGGACTGGGCCCTGGACCACGCGCCGGAGAGCCTCGGCGTGGCGCCTTACCACATCGTGCTCAATGGCAACTGCCGCGCCGAGTTGTCGGGCGGGCAGCAGGTGACGCTGGAGGAGGGCGATATTCTGCTGATGCCCGGCGGCGCTACCCATTTATTACGCAGCCAGGGCGCGCGCATCCGGCCGATGCAGCCCACGGTGATCGAGGGTGGCCTGCTCCCGGTGCATCGCCTGGGCGGCGACCGGCCGGAGCTCGACATGCTTTGCGGCAGCTTCCACTACAACCGCCAGTCATTGCTGCTCGGCGCGTTGCCGGAGTACCTGGTGGTGTCCAGCCGCGAGTGGCAAGGCGACGGCCAACTGGCGGCGTTGATTGCGCTGCTGCGCAGTGAAGCGGACAGCCAGCAACTGGGCGCGCGCTCCTTCATCGATGCGTTGTCGTCGGCGCTGTTCACCCTGATCCTGCGCACCTGGCTGGCGCGCCAGGCGCCCGTGGCCGGCACCTTCGCGCTGCTTGCCGACAAGCGCCTGAGCAAGGCCTGGCAGGCGATGCTGGCCGATCCGGGGCATGAGTGGACCATCGACAGCCTGGCGTCGGCTGCGACGATGTCACGCGCCACCTTCATGCGTGCGTTCGTGAAAGTCGCGGGCGTGTCGCCGTGGGTGCTGCTGACCCAGTTGCGCATGGAACTGGCCTTCAACCTGTTGCGCCAGTCGCACCTGAGCCTGCTGGATATCGCCGCCCAGGTGGGTTACCAGTCCCAGGCGGCATTCAGCAAGAAATTCAAGGAAACCTATGGCGAGGCGCCGGGGCGCCTGCGGTCATCGGGCGGGTAG